TCGGTCCTAGCTATTATCACCATGCCCTTCCTCCTGGCCTCAGCGGCCGCCATTACCTTCTTCACCATCTCTTCAGGGGGGACCACGCTCTTGCCTGACAGGTGCCCGCACTTCTTCGGCATGACCTGGTCCTCTATCTGTACAGCTGCCGCCCCGGCCTCCTCGAGCTCCTTGACGGTCCTATAGACGTTAAGTGGCTCCCCGAAGCCTGTGTCCGTGTCCACTATCAGCGGCAGATCAACGACCTCGTTTATCCTCCTGACGGCGTCGAGGACCTCTGAGAAGGTTATGATGCCGAGGTCGGGCATGGCGAGGCTTCCCGTGAGGGCGGCCCCGGAGAGATATAACGCCTCAAAGCCCACGGACTCGGCCAGCAGGGCTGAGATAGGGTCGAAGACCCCAGGCGCAACTATGACGTCCCTTTTAGCTATGAGGTCCCTCAGCCTCTGTGAGGGATGAACGTCGCCTTTGATCCTATAAAGGTAGGCCATAGCCCCCACCGCTACAGAACAGAGGCTGGGTCCAACTATTATTTGGTTGTTGAGACAGCATAACCAGCTTAACGTGAAAGCTCGTTATGTTTATAGCCTGAAGTCTGTGACCAGCGCTGAGGGTGAGAACGTTGGGAGGCAGGCAGAGGACCACGCTCTTCATGACTAAGGAGCAGAGGCAGGAGAAGGGTAAGAAGTCTTGAGCCTGAGCTGGGCGCCCTGGCAGCCCCTGAGGAGGCGCCAGCCCCTTGAGGTCCTGATGCCAGGCAGCGTGCTCTCCGTCGAGCAGGACCTAAGGGACAAGACCTATAAGGCTGGCCTCATTTCAAGGGCCCTTGCCCTCTTTAGGGTAGACAGGGTCACTATATTCTCGGACGAGGAGACGGCCGAGCGGGACAAGTCGCTGCTGGCTGAGCTGCTGAGGTACCAGGTCACGCCACCTCACCTTAAGCGGAAGGTCTTCCCCCTGAAGGAGGAGCTGAAGTATGCCGGCCTCATGCCGCCCCTTAACCTGCCTAACCACAGGCCCCCTAAGGAGGCCAGGGCAGGGGCCATAATTGACGGCCTCGTCATCTCTAAGGGGGAGGAGGGCTGTGAGGTGTTCCTCGGAGACGTTGGCACAGGCCTCCTTCGTAGTTGCAAGGAGAGGCCTGGCGACGTGGTGACGGTCGTCATAACCTCGACCTCTGGTGAAAGGGTCTTCCTGGAGAGGGCGAGCTGGGGAAGGGTGTACGTGGGCTATGAGGTAGAGTTGGGTGATGACCTAATGAAGGAGCTGGAGAGGCTGCGCTCCTCCGGCTTCGCAGTGATAGGCACCAGCAGGTACGGCTCCACCCAATATGGCCTCCTCAAGGAGCTGGCCGAGAGGCCGCTGGCGGTGGTTATCGGCGGGCCTAGGACGGGCCTCCTTCAGTACGCAAGGAGAACAGATTTTGACCTAGTAATTAACACGGTCCCTGGCCAGGGCACCGAGACAGTGAGGTCTGAGGAGGCGCTCTTCTCGACGCTTGCCCTCATCAACTCGGTCCTCTTAGCTTAATAAGGCCTTCCTGTCGCCTGAGGAACGGGATGATATGGAATCCGGGATCGGACCCTTCAGGGGGATGGCGATAACATGGCTGATGACCGCCCCCTCGCTGGCAAGGTAGCGCTGGTCACAGGCGGGGACAGGGGAATAGGGAAGGCCATAGCTTTAAGGCTGGCTAAGATGGGGGCTGACATAGCTATAACGTACAGGAAGAGGGCTGAGGAAGCCGCTGAGGCCCTTAGGGAGGTGGAGGCTGAGGGAGTGAGGGCCGTCAGCGTCCAGGCCGACCTAGGCGTTGCTGAGCAGGCCATAGAGGCCGTGAGGGCCGTGAGGGCCAGGCTTGGACCCGTCTCAATACTTGTTAACAACGCGGGCGTCGGCTTTGCCTCCCCCTTTGAGGAGATTGAGCTGGAGTCCTGGAGGAGGCAGATAGAAGTAAATCTCAACGGCGCGTACCTGGTCACCAGGGAGTCGCTAAAGGACATGCTAAGCGCTGGCTGGGGAAGGATTATCTTCATGTCAAGCGTGGCGGGTCTGAGGGGCGTTGAGTTCCTGTCAGCCTACTCGGCAGCAAAGGCAGGGCTCATAGGCCTGGCCAGGGCGCTGGCCGCCGAGGTGGCGTCAAAGGGCATCACGGTGAACGTCGTCGCGCCTGGCTTCGTAGGGACCAGGCTTGGGCTAAGCTACTTCCAGTGGCTCGACCAGAGGCTGGCCAGGAAGCCCGGGGAGTCGCTGAAGGAGTTCCTGTCAAGGATACCCCCAAGGAGGCTCGTGACTGAGGAGGAGGTGGCTGCCGTCGTCGCCTTCCTAGCAAGCCCTGACGCAAGCGGCGTCAACGGCCAGGTAATAGTTGTGGACGCCGGCGCCTCCTTAGGCCTAGGATAGTGGAAGCCTGTGTATGTAGCCGCAGACCATGCACCTCCTCACTATGTACTTGTGCCTGCCCTGGGACCTAGTCCTTACTGAGAGGGTCACGCCAGGTACGAGGGAGACGTGGCACCTCTTACAGATAGAGATCTTCATCTCCCTTGGCAGCCTCACCCTGTTCGCCTGTGCCATCCTTAGGACTAGCTCGTTAATCCTTGATGACCTCTCGTAGTCGCCCTCGAGGGCGGCCCTCGCCGCCTCAGCGAGAAGCCTCTGAGCGTCCTCAAGCACGATATCAACTACGTCCGTCACCTTAGGCCTCCTCTGCCGCTGGCTTCTCCTCTATCTTCCTCAGCTGTCTCTTATACATCTCCAGGAGCTCCTCCTCGGTGGTCGCGTCCTCAGGGCCCTTGTCGTCCCTCCACCTTATGAACCTCGGGAACCTTATCGATATGCCTGCGCCCTCGCGCACCGCACCCATGCAACAGGTGTGCGCTGGCGAGAGGGTAAGCTCAGCCCCTATTATTTCGGCCACCTTGACTGGCTCAAACCAGACGTCGGCCTCAAGGCTTGAGACTACCCGCGGGTGCCTGTGATCAATTATGTAAGGGCTGAACAGGTCATACATCTTATTTATGTCCTCGTCTGTGAAGCCTGTGCCGACCTTGCAGACCGTCTTAAACACGTCGCTCTTCGGGTCGTAGGCCGCCATTAGCAGGGTCCCGAGCTTCCCGCCCCTCTTGCCCTTCCCGTAGAAGGCTCCAACGGCCACGAGGTCGACGGTGTCGGTCATCTCGCTCCTGTAGTCCCTCTTGAACTTAACCCAGAGCCAGCCCCTGACGCCAGCCCTGTAGATGCTCTCGTCGTGGACGGCCTTTATCATTACCCCCTCCGCTCCCTCTGAGACGGCCTGCAGGAAGAAGTTCATTATCTCGTCAGGGTTCGAGCTCTCTATGTAGTTCGCCAACGTGACCCTGTCGTTAGGCTCGAGTATGGACTCCAGCACCTTCCTCCTGTAGGGCAAGGGCGTCATCGTGAGGTCCTCGCTGTCTTTCATGAGTACGTCGAACAGGAAGACCCTGGTCGGCACCTCCTTCATCATCTTCTCTATGTCGTACTTCCTCCTCCTCTGCATAAGCTCCTGGAAGGGCCTGAACTCGCCCGTGTCAGGGTCTATGCCCACTATCTCGCCCTCAACGATCGCCCTCTCCGCCTTGATGGCGCTCTTAATGCCCTCCACAACGTCAGGGTACATGGCCGTTATGTCCTCGAGCCTCCTTGAGAATATCTTGACCTTGTCGCCGTCCTTATGTATCTGGCCCCTCTCCCCATCGTACTTGTACTCAACGAAGGCCCTGCCTCCGACCTTTGTGAGTATCTCCCTGACGTCGCTGGCCCTCTCTGCCAGCATGGGCCTTATGGGGGTGCCTATCTCGGGCTTGATCCCCTTAAGGGACTCCACACCGTTCATGGCCACGAGCCTGGCTATCTCGCCCAGGTCGGCCCTCAGGTTGTAGGCCCTCTCTATGATTTCCCTTGCAGCGCTCCCGCCCCCATAGGCCACGGCCAGTGCATCAAGTATGGTAGCGTCCCCTATGCCGAGCCTAAGCCGTCCCTCAACGAAGCGAACTATGTACCTCGCTTCAACGGGCTTGGCGTCCTTTAGGAGGCCAGCCATGACCCTCAGCTTGAGGTCCCTGCTCGCCTCGCCCACGGCATAGGCTATCTTCATAAAGGACTCGAAGACCCTTGACACGGTTAGCTGGGCCCCACCCCCGCCCATGAAGGCAGCGAGGCTGCTCTTGACGTGGCCTCCTGCCTGGGCCAGCTGCTCGGCCACCTTGCCCGGGTCCCCTAGCTTGTCTACGAGCTTGGAGACCTCGCCCTCGGTCTTGCCGTAGGCCATAGCTACGGCCTGTATGAGCAGCTTCTCCCCGACGCCCAGCTCGGGTATGCCCTTCCAGTCGGGCCCCAGCTTCCCCTGTATCAGGTAGACGACCTTGTCTATAGCGTCAGGGGGTGTCCTCTTCAGGAGGCCTGCCAGGAGCTGGGTCAGCTGAGTCCTTGAAGTTATTCCCTCCATGCTAGCGAACGTCTTAGCTATCTCCTCGAACTTGAAGTCTGCCATGTCTGCCCCCGTATTTGAAGTAGCGTCCGGAAGTTAAAACTCGGAAGAGGATAGTTGAGGAAGACGCCGGGGGTGGGATTTGAACCCACGCGCCCCTTATGGAGCAACGGGTCTCAAGCCCGTCCCCTTGGGCCGCTCGGGCACCCCGGCGCCGCCAGGAACCTAACACGCCCAGGAGTAAAAAGGCAAACTCATCTGCTTGACTTAATCTCTATGTAAACGTCCGGGGGAACCTGGATCCTCATGAGCCTCCTGAGGACCCTCTCGTCAGCCTCTATGTCTATAAGCCTCTTATGTATCCTCATCTCCCAGTGCTCCCAGTGCTTGCTGCCCTCGCCGTGGGGCAGCCTGAATATGGGGACCTCGAGCCTCTTCGTGGGAAGCGGCACAGGACCCCTCATCGGGGCCCCGGTCTTCTGCGCTATGTCTTTTATCTGCTGTACTACCTGTTCGAGGCTCCTTGGGTTGGTGCTCCACAGCCATATCCTAACGTTGAATGCCGCCATGACCTGACACCGCTTGGGTTGGCGGGGTCAGCTTCACTTCTTGACCTCAACCTTGGCCGGCTTTACGTCAACTACTACCCCTATCCCTATGGTCCTGCCCATGTCCCTCATAGCGAACCTTCCGAGCTGCGGGAAGTCGCTGAACTTCTCAATCACAAGCGGCTTTATGGGCTTGAACTTCACTATAGCGGTGTCGCCGGCCTTCAGGAACTGCGGGTGCTGCTCTACCGGGTTGCCAGTCCTCGGGTCCAGCTTAGCAACTATCTCGGTTATCCTTGAGGCCACCGAGGCCGTGTGGACGTGTATCACTGGCGTGTACCCCACGGCTACGGCGCTCGGATGCCACACTATGACCACCCTTGCGGTGAACTCCTCGGCCACGGTCGGCGGCGCGTCAGTGCGGCCGATTACGTCACCCCTCTTCACCTGGCTCTTCTCGACGCCCCTGAGGGCAACGCCAACGTTGTCGCCAGGCTCGGCCTGCGGCAGGTCCTGGTAGTGCATCTGGATGCTCTTCACGTCAGCCACTATGCCTGCCGGCATTATCATGACCTTGTCGCCTGGCTTGAGAACGCCCGTCTCCACCCTGCCGGTCACCACGGTTCCAGCGCCGGGTATGCTCAGGACGCCCTGGATGGGGAGCCTCAGCGGCTTGTCGACAGGCTTGGGCGGCAGCTTGAGGTTGTCAAAGGCCTCAACCAGCGTGGGGCCGTTGTACCATGGCGTGTTGGGGCTCCTCTCTATAAGGTTCTCACCGGTCCAGGCGCTCACGGGCACGAACGGTATGACGTCAGGGTTGTACCCAATACTCTTGAAGTACTTCTTGAGGGTGTTCACTATCTCGTTGTACCTCTGTTGGCTGTAGCTTACGTCAGGGGCGTCCATCTTGTTAACGGCCACTATGACCTGCTCTATGCCCAGGGTCCTCGCCAGGAGCACGTGCTCACGTGTCTGCCCCTCAGGGCTCATGCCGGCCTCGAACTCTCCCTTCCTGGCAGAGACCACGAGGAGCGCCGCGTCAGCCTGGCTGGCGCCGGTTATCATGTTCTTGACGAAGTCCCTATGGCCTGGGGCGTCTATGATCGTAAAGTAGTACTTCTTGGTCTCGAACCTCATGAACGAGAGGTCTATCGTGATGCCCCTCTCCCTCTCCTCCTTCATCTTGTCGAGTACCCACGCGTACTTGAATGACTCCTTGCCCGCCTGCTTGGCCTGCTCCTCTATCTGCTGCATGACCTTGGAGTCGATGAACCCGAGCCTGAAGAGCAGGTGACCCGTCAGGGTGCTCTTACCGTGGTCTATGTGACCTATCACCACTAGGTTCAAGTGTGGCTTCTCGGGCATATCCTTCACCCTCTGCCTTGCGTTATGACAGGAGGTAGCGGGGATTTAAAAGCTCACTGGGGGAGAGGACGTCGCTTACCTGGAGCTGAGCGCTATCCTCTCTATTTCCTCCTTCTGCCTTATCGCATAGCTTGAGGGGTCGCCGCGCGACGCCGCCATTATCTCCTCGGCGAGACACTCCTCGATGCTCTTAGGGCTTCCGAAAGCGCAGAGCCTGGCCCCCTCGGTTATGAACCTCAGCGCCAGGTCGACCCTCCTCTGGGCCGAGACGTCGACTGAGACCCTGTAGATTATGCCGCCGTACATTATCCTCGTGGTCTCCTCCCTGGGAGCCGCGTTCTCAATGGCCCTGACCAGGACCTGTATTGGATTCTCGCCCGTCTCTGCGTGGATGATTTCAAAGGCCGCCTTTACTATGTTATAGGCCAGCGCCTTCTTGCCGCCGTTCTTGCCAGGGTACATCAGCCTGTTTATCAGCCTCTCAACGATGGGCACCTCGGCCTTGCCAAAGCGCCTGTGCTCGTGTCTACCCCCGGTGTGCGGCAGTAGGACAGGCCTCAGGCTTATGTACTTCTTGAGGCTGGGGTCCCTCACCTCAACGCCTGCCCAGTCCCACTTGCCGAAGAGCCTTACACTGGCTGCCCCGGAGCCCACCACTGCTGGGTCTGGCACCTTGGACTCCTGCGACATGTTGATCCAGGGCCTGAGCCCGGGCGAGGTTTAAAAGCAAAAGGCAGTCCCAGTTGTGCTTAGGATAGACTTAAGAGCCTCCGTTTCAAGTTGTGGCGCTGGGCCTCACAGGTCTTGAGCGAGGAAGAGCTGGTAAGGGTGACCTCGGTTGAGCCCTTCTACAGGGTGGTGGAGGACAGCAGGACCCATATGACCTTCTCGCTGGTGGGCCTTTCGCTGACCCTTGAGGACGGCGGCGAGTTCACGCTCGTAAACATACCTTACGACGTGGCCGAGGCCATAAAGATACTCAACGACGGCAGCGTCCCGCCCCGCAGGCAGAGCATATACACGTTCCTCGCGTCACACGAGGAGTTCAAGGAGCTGATAGGCAGAACCCTGAAGAGGGTCATAATAGACGAAGTTGACCTCACCACGGGCCTCTACACAGCCACCGTAGAGTTCGAGGGTTCAGGCATAAACCTGAGCGTGAAGATGATACCCAGCCAGGCCATATACCTGGCCATGATAACGGGTAAGCCCATATATGTGACCCGTAGGCTCGTTGAGATGGAGAGGAAGATGAACGAGGAGGGTGGCGAGGAGGGAGGAGAGGGCGAGGAGGGAGAGACCTCCTTCTGACATTCCGTCAGCTTGTGCAGGCTACCTCTTGACCTTCTGCTTCTTGCCCTTCCACAGCGCGTCGAGCGAAACGCCATTGACAGCTATGACCTTGTACTTGACGCCGGGTATGTCGCCCATGGCCCTTCCCTTAGGACCCCCTATGCCCTCTATTATAACCTCGTCGTGCTCGTCTATGAACAGTATCCCGCCGTCACGGGGCACGAAAGCCGTGACGACCTTCTTGTTCTTAACTAGCTGGACCCTGACGCACTTCCTTAAGGCCGCGTTAGGCTGCCTTGAAGGTATGCCCACCTTCTCCAGGACTATGCCCCTTGCCATAGGGGCGCCCTCTAGCGGGTCGTACCTCTCCTTAAGCTTAAGCGACCTGACCTTGAACTCCCTCTTAGCCCACCTGAACTTGAGCCTGCTCTTCCTGAGCTTCCTGGCCGCGAAGAGCCCATTTGGTCCCTCTGGCAAGGCGCTTCCCTAAGGGCTTGTATGAGGTGGGTTTATATGCGCTCCCCTGCTCACCTTATCACGACCCTGTCAACGTTGAAGAGCCTGTTCAGGACCAGCCTGGCCCTTTTGACGTTCCTCCCGTCCCTACCTATGGCCTTACCTTTCTCGTCATCCTTCACCTTAACGTAGACGGTCTTCAGGCCGTCCCTCTCCGTGACCTCAACTTTAAGTACCGTCACGCCAGGAAGAAGGTTCCTAACCATGTTATCAATGTCGTTTGCGTATTCAACTATCTCGATGTTCTTGTTGAGTATTTTTGACAACATCTTGACGTTCCTCCCGTCCCTACCTATGGCCTTACCGACGTCGTTTCTGTCAACGAGGTATATTATCCTGTTGTCATTATCGTCCTCGAGGGCCCTGTACACCATGGCCCCCGTGAGGTCCTGGAGGATTGATATGTACCGAAGCTCCTCAAGGCCTATTCTATCGCTCTTGTTCTCCCCCATGGCCACGCGCTTCACCTTTGCTCCTCGAGCAGTAGGTCAATTATCTTGGAGTCGCCAGGGTCTATGATACCTATGGCTGATACCTTAAATGGCTTGCCTATCACCGAGCCCAGCTCTGCTGAGGTCCCCTTAAAGATGGCGACAGGTACGTTATTAAGCCTGGCCACATATGTGAGCCTCTCCCTTACCTCATATGGCGTGTTATCAGCTATTACGAGACCCTTAAGCTCATTCCTGAGAAGGAGCTGGAGTGACTCCTTGGCCCCTAAGACAACCTTACCTGACTTCATTACAGCCTTCAGCTCTCTCTCAAGCGCTATGGCCTCAGGCAACCGCTTTCACCTTAGCTCTGTTCAGTGCTTGCCTGCGGGACGTTGCCCTGCAGGGATTTAAGAGCGTTGACCCCCACTGTTGTGATAACCAGGCCCGTCCCGACCCTCGGCGGGAGCCCGGCGATTATGCTCTCGGTGACGCCCCTGAAGCTCTCGGCGTCCCCTCTTACGGCTGCGTCGTAAAGCTGGTTCACCGTGACCTCAAAGGCGGCCCTGGCTAGGACGCTAGGCTTCTCACCAACTATGCCGAGCCTCCCTATCTGCCTAACCTTGCCTGTCCACGTCATTATGTCAGCGACCAGCATGACGTGCCTTATGTCAACGTCAAGGCCTGAGCTCTGAAGCACATCCATGATCTCCCTTATGATTGCGTTCCTCGCGGCCTCAATGCCGAGGACCTCCGCTATCTCGTGTATGTTGTTCGTCTCCACGCGCAGCGGATCTACTCCATCGACCTTCATGACCTCAGCTAGGTTACTACCCTCCGTAATTATCACGTACTCTCTCTTGCCCGCCTTCTCGTTAACTCTCTCCTGGATTATGGCCCTCTTGATGCCTTTGATCCCCTTTATGTAGGCTTTCTTCATCTTGTTGACCAGCTCGTCGTAGGTCTTCTCGTCAAAGAGGTAGTCGTCAGGTAAGGCGCTCTTGTTGGCCTCAAGAACTACGGTCCACTCGTCCTCACCCTCGCTGACCTCGCCCAGCCTCAGCCTCTCAAGAGCGTCCACGACCATATCCCTAGTGACGCCACGGTCCTCCATCATCTCGGGGTCAAGCCTTATGATGAAGGTCCTCTCGCCGAGGGACCAGGAGACCTCGGAGACCACGTTAGCTAGCGTGGTGTACTCTATGGACCTAGCGATCTCCCTCGCCTTCTCGGGATCGCTGGCGTACTTCTCTTCGAGGTATATCTTCATCAGTGGCGTGGAGGGCTCGTGTCTGGCGTCAACTATCTCTATGAGTCTGGGCAGTCCGAGGGTCACGTCGAACTCCATAAGGCCCGCGTAGTGGAAAGTCCTGAGGGTCATCTGTGTTCCTGGCTCCCCGATAGACTGAGCTGCCACAACGCCAACAGGCTCCCCCGGCTGAACCATCGCGCTTATATATGTCCTAACGGCCTCCTCTACGGCTATGACCTTCTGTTGTAACGTGAGGTCGTTATTGTCTACTACCTTCTTGTAGAGCTCGTCAAATAGCTTGGAAGGCAGTATCTCCTTTGCGGCGTCCAGCTTCCTCTTGAGCTCCTCACCTACCTCAAGGCTCTCCTTGGCCTGCTCCTTACGGGCCTGCCCCTTACGCTTAGCGCCCTTCCTGACCATCATGAGCCACCTCCTAGGGCCTTCACCTTTTCAACTATCCTGTCCACGTTTACTGGCTCGCCGTGATACGTCCTCTGCGGGTCCACGCCGTCTTCGCCGTACCTGAACTGAACAATGTCGTCCATGGAGTCCCTGACCGTCCCATCATAGGCAACATAGAGATCCTGGAGCGCGTTAATGAGCCTCCTCTGCATATAGCCGCTCTGCGACGTCTTCACCGCTGTGTCTACAAGTCCCTCCCTTCCACCGGCTGCGTGGTAGAACACTTCGTGCGGCCTGAGTCCGTCGCGGAAGTTCCCAACCACAAACCCTCTCGCCTCCGGCGAAAGGTCGCCGGGCCTGAAGTGAGGCAAAGTCCTTGTCCTGAAGCCCCTTACTATCCTCTTGCCCCTTACGGTCTGCTGGCCCAGCATGGCGGCCATTTGGGTTATGTTAATGTCGCTGCCCCTTGCGCCGGTCCTGGCCATTATGAAGGCGTTGTTGAACGCGTCCATGTAACCTATGGCCAGCTTGCCGGCCTCCTCCCTCAGCCTCTGAAGCCTCCGGATTATCTTGAGCTCGAGGCTCTCCTCAGGGGTCCTCCCAGGGATTATCTCGAGCGACCCCTCGCGGTACTGCCTTATCAGCTCCATTACGTCCTCCTTGGCCTTCTCGACCATCTCGGCTATCCTCGCCCTTGCGTCGCCTGGGACCTCTATGTCCTCCAAGGACATCGTGAAGCCCTTTATCTCGAGCATCCTTATGAAGGACCTAAAGACGCTGTCAAGGAACTTCCTAGCGAACTCGCCGCCGTACTCCAACGCTAAATAGTGGAGAACGCCTCCGGGCTGCTCGGCCCCTATGGCGTTCTTGTCTAGCACTCCCTCTAGAAGCCTCCCCTTGTAAACCACCACGTAAGAGTCCACAAAGCAGCTCTCATCATCGCACTTTAGGTCGCCAGCGTTTATCTTAGCCCTCCCCCTGAAGTTGAAGTCCTTCGGAAGGAAGAGGCTTACGAGCTGCTTGCCGGTCCAGAGCCTCCTGGGCTTAAGTATCGCTGGCTCGGGCAGCTCACTGTTTGAGTACCCAGCGGCAGCCAGAAGCTGGCCCATTGTATCTGCGTCTAGAAGTGTCGTCTTAACAGTCAGCAGGTAGGCCCCGCTTATGTAGTCCTGCCTGCCCCCTATGATGGGGCCTCCGTAGCGCGGCGTCAGGATGTGCTTTTCAACAAGCAGCAGCTCCTCGGCCTCGGCCCTGGCCTCCTCCAGCCTCGGCACGTGGAGGTTCATCTCGTCCCCGTCGAAGTCGGCATTATAGGGCGGGCACACTAAGAGGTTCAGCCTGAAGGTCCTGCCCGGCATTACGCGGACCCTGTGGCCCATGATTGACATCCTGTGGAGGCTAGGCTGTCTGTTGAACAGCACGATATCCCCGTCCACCAGGTGCCTCTCCACTACGTCGCCAGGCTCGAGGCTCTCGGCGAGCTGTCTCAGGTTCCTCTGGTACCTCAGGTCTATCTTTACGCCCTCCCGCTTCTTGTAAACCATGGTGGCCCCAGGCCAGGTGTAGGGGCCGTTGAGCACGTACATCCTGGCCTCCTCTATGTTATACTTGGTCACAACCATGGGCACGGTCAATATCTTCGCTACTTCAACGGGGACTCCTACCTCGTTTATGCTCAGGAGCGGGTCAGGTGATATGACGGTCCTTGAGGAGAAGTTCACCCTCTTGCCGTTAAGGTTGCCCCTCAGCCTCCCCTCCTTGCCCTTCAGCCTCTGGGCCAGCGTCTTGAGGGTCTTCCTTCCCCTGTGCGAGAGCTGGAATATATTGGGCAACTCGTTGTCTATATAGGCGGCCACCACGTTCTGGAGGGTCTGCCAGGCCTCCTCTATCATCGACTCAGGGGCGCTGGATGAGGTAAAGTTCTTCAGCCTCTCGTTCTGCCTGACTATCTCTACCAAGGCGTGAGTCAGGTCGTCTTCGGCCCTCAGGCCCGTCTCCATGGTTATCGAGGGCCTCACACTAAGCGGGGGCACAGGGAGAACCGTGAGGACAGCCCACTCAGGCCTGGCGACCTTTGGGTTCCAGCCAAGGAGCTCAGCGTCCTCGTCAGGTATCTTCTCGAGCCTCTCCCTCACATCAGCCGGCGTCAGCCTCACCTCGCCCTCTGGCCTCTCCTCATAGAAGTTGTACGGCTTGACGAACCTGATCCTGTACTGCTTGGCGCCGCAGTGGGGACACTCCGTGGTCGACGAGGCCTCCTTAATTACCTCCTCTGCGAAAATCTCTGCCAGGATCGGCCACCTCTCCCTCAACCTCCTGTAAACCGAGAGCATGTAAGCTGCCCGCTGAGGCGGTATCAGGACCCTACCGCAGTTCCTGCACGTAGCCTGAAGCGTCCTGTATATCTTCTCTCCTAGGTGAGGCAGCACCACGGGCCTGGCTAGGTCTATCTTGCCGAAGTGACCAGGGCAAGCCTCCCTTCTGTTCCCGCAGACCGGACACGTCTCGCCGGGCTCTATCGCGCCAAAGTGCGGGTCCCTGAGCCCACCCATGACGGGAGAGCCGTCGCTCTCGTAGAGCTCAGGCCTGATCACCGTGACCTTAGCCATCTCCCTTATCTCGCGAGGACTGAGGAGGCCAAACCTTATGGCGCTGATCACGTATTTCTCAGCGCCGCCATATGGCCCATACGACATGGCCTTCACCTCCTGTCCTCTGAGCCGTTGCCCGAGCCGCCCTTACCGTTGTCACTCTCGTTCGCAGCCGCGGAGAGCTTGGAGAGGCTTAAGGGGCTTACTCTGCTAACCAGGGCCGTCTTATCAACTACCTCTATCTTCGGCTTTATCCCCATACTCATGATCTCCTGTAAGAGCAACTTGAAGGCGTAGGGCACCTTTACGGGCCTTATGTCGCCGTTTTCCCCGTGTACTGGACACTCGTAAACGCCTTTCTTGGCGTTGTACCACGCTATGTGGCCGCAGAGGGTGCAGACGTACATTGTGAACGCGTCACTGCCGTCCAGCATCCTGTCACGTAGCAACATAGTGGCCCCGTGCCCTACGAGACAGTCCCTCTCCATCTCGCCAAACCTCAGGCCTCCCTGCCTTGCCTTGCCCTCTGTCGGCTGCCTAGTAAGCAGCTGGACCTTGCCCGTCGCTCTAGCGTGCATCTTGTCTGCAACCATGTGGTATAGTCTCTGATAGAAGACCAGACCTATCGCTATGGGCTTCTCAAAGAGCCTGCCCGTCCTCCCGTCGTACATGACTTCCGTTCCGTCAGGCGCGTAGCCGTTCTTCAGAAGAACCACCTTAAGCGGCTCGATGTCCTCCTTGAAGAACGGCGTCCCATCAACGTACCTGGCCTCAAGGGCCCCCGCCTTCCCAGTTATCAGCTCTAGCAGCTGGCCTACGGTCATCCTTGACGGTATGGCG
The uncultured Acidilobus sp. JCHS genome window above contains:
- a CDS encoding methylisocitrate lyase, producing MGAMAYLYRIKGDVHPSQRLRDLIAKRDVIVAPGVFDPISALLAESVGFEALYLSGAALTGSLAMPDLGIITFSEVLDAVRRINEVVDLPLIVDTDTGFGEPLNVYRTVKELEEAGAAAVQIEDQVMPKKCGHLSGKSVVPPEEMVKKVMAAAEARRKGMVIIARTDAREVEGLEAAIERAQLYVEAGADVIFPEALHSLEEFREFARRVKAPLLANMTEFGRTPYITVDEFREAGYKIVIFPVTTFRAAIKAIKDVLIELKQRGTQKHILDKLMTRQEFYELIGYYEYERRDSQLAERAGKLLKGGH
- a CDS encoding Dehydrogenases with different specificities (related to short-chain alcohol dehydrogenases), whose translation is MADDRPLAGKVALVTGGDRGIGKAIALRLAKMGADIAITYRKRAEEAAEALREVEAEGVRAVSVQADLGVAEQAIEAVRAVRARLGPVSILVNNAGVGFASPFEEIELESWRRQIEVNLNGAYLVTRESLKDMLSAGWGRIIFMSSVAGLRGVEFLSAYSAAKAGLIGLARALAAEVASKGITVNVVAPGFVGTRLGLSYFQWLDQRLARKPGESLKEFLSRIPPRRLVTEEEVAAVVAFLASPDASGVNGQVIVVDAGASLGLG
- a CDS encoding RNase P subunit RPR2, which codes for MTDVVDIVLEDAQRLLAEAARAALEGDYERSSRINELVLRMAQANRVRLPREMKISICKRCHVSLVPGVTLSVRTRSQGRHKYIVRRCMVCGYIHRLPLS
- a CDS encoding DNA ligase I, ATP-dependent (dnl1), producing the protein MADFKFEEIAKTFASMEGITSRTQLTQLLAGLLKRTPPDAIDKVVYLIQGKLGPDWKGIPELGVGEKLLIQAVAMAYGKTEGEVSKLVDKLGDPGKVAEQLAQAGGHVKSSLAAFMGGGGAQLTVSRVFESFMKIAYAVGEASRDLKLRVMAGLLKDAKPVEARYIVRFVEGRLRLGIGDATILDALAVAYGGGSAAREIIERAYNLRADLGEIARLVAMNGVESLKGIKPEIGTPIRPMLAERASDVREILTKVGGRAFVEYKYDGERGQIHKDGDKVKIFSRRLEDITAMYPDVVEGIKSAIKAERAIVEGEIVGIDPDTGEFRPFQELMQRRRKYDIEKMMKEVPTRVFLFDVLMKDSEDLTMTPLPYRRKVLESILEPNDRVTLANYIESSNPDEIMNFFLQAVSEGAEGVMIKAVHDESIYRAGVRGWLWVKFKRDYRSEMTDTVDLVAVGAFYGKGKRGGKLGTLLMAAYDPKSDVFKTVCKVGTGFTDEDINKMYDLFSPYIIDHRHPRVVSSLEADVWFEPVKVAEIIGAELTLSPAHTCCMGAVREGAGISIRFPRFIRWRDDKGPEDATTEEELLEMYKRQLRKIEEKPAAEEA
- a CDS encoding ribosomal protein S10(archaeal)/S20(eukaryotic), whose amino-acid sequence is MAAFNVRIWLWSTNPRSLEQVVQQIKDIAQKTGAPMRGPVPLPTKRLEVPIFRLPHGEGSKHWEHWEMRIHKRLIDIEADERVLRRLMRIQVPPDVYIEIKSSR
- a CDS encoding translation elongation factor EF-1 alpha is translated as MNLVVIGHIDHGKSTLTGHLLFRLGFIDSKVMQQIEEQAKQAGKESFKYAWVLDKMKEERERGITIDLSFMRFETKKYYFTIIDAPGHRDFVKNMITGASQADAALLVVSARKGEFEAGMSPEGQTREHVLLARTLGIEQVIVAVNKMDAPDVSYSQQRYNEIVNTLKKYFKSIGYNPDVIPFVPVSAWTGENLIERSPNTPWYNGPTLVEAFDNLKLPPKPVDKPLRLPIQGVLSIPGAGTVVTGRVETGVLKPGDKVMIMPAGIVADVKSIQMHYQDLPQAEPGDNVGVALRGVEKSQVKRGDVIGRTDAPPTVAEEFTARVVIVWHPSAVAVGYTPVIHVHTASVASRITEIVAKLDPRTGNPVEQHPQFLKAGDTAIVKFKPIKPLVIEKFSDFPQLGRFAMRDMGRTIGIGVVVDVKPAKVEVKK